In Desulfofundulus kuznetsovii DSM 6115, the following are encoded in one genomic region:
- a CDS encoding transglycosylase domain-containing protein, whose product MKRMLLLLLILVGLLAGCTSLALPPELPTPSKVFDAQGRLIATLSPQKRIPVPLKDISPYMQQAIVAIEDARFYQHHGIDLVGLLRALYHNIRAGKIVEGGSTITQQLAKNMFLSPERTARRKIKELWLTIQLERRYSKQEILQMYLNQIYFGQGAYGIEMAARTYFDKSARELDLGESAMLAGIVRAPSLYNPAINLNGARERQSLVLQRMVELGMITPEEAREARQKPLHPQNRLAGQTRAAYFVAEIVKYLQEKFSDQPDLAYTGGLHIHTTLDLDVQEAAEKTFQEGFAQQDPALEGALVAYDPRTGHVKAMIGGKDFSRSQFNRALARNQPGSAFKPFLYAAAIDRGYTAATTVECKPVSYEIPGQPPYQPRDFNGGYHNRPFTLKEALYTSDNVVAVELNNRLKPQTLVAYARRMGITSPLRPYLSLALGTSEVTPLEMVRAYGPLANGGVLARPLLITKILDQKGRLLEENSPQLQQVLDPKTAYIVTDMLKGVLEPGGTAAAAGALLDRPAAGKTGTTAHFRDAWFVGYTPQLVTAVYIGYDDKSRSVGATGGQLAAPLWAKFMATALRDEPKDDFPVPEDIVFVDICADDGLRATPFSSRVIKAAFVKGTEPALPSFWGSTTPWGLKLRDLLQQDVNFSPEEL is encoded by the coding sequence CCTTCGAAAGTATTTGATGCCCAGGGGCGGCTGATTGCCACCCTTTCTCCCCAAAAGCGTATACCGGTACCCTTAAAAGACATCTCCCCCTACATGCAGCAGGCCATAGTGGCTATTGAAGATGCCCGCTTTTACCAGCACCACGGTATTGACCTGGTAGGCCTTTTGCGCGCACTATATCATAATATTCGGGCGGGGAAAATAGTGGAAGGGGGGAGCACCATCACCCAGCAACTGGCCAAAAACATGTTCCTGAGCCCGGAACGGACCGCCAGGCGCAAAATAAAGGAATTGTGGTTAACCATCCAGCTGGAAAGGCGTTATAGTAAGCAGGAAATACTGCAGATGTATCTGAACCAGATTTATTTTGGCCAGGGGGCTTACGGCATTGAAATGGCCGCCCGCACATATTTTGATAAGTCAGCCCGGGAACTGGATCTGGGTGAGAGCGCCATGCTGGCTGGAATTGTGCGGGCACCCAGCCTGTATAACCCGGCGATCAATTTGAATGGCGCCAGGGAAAGGCAATCACTGGTTCTCCAGCGTATGGTGGAACTGGGTATGATTACTCCTGAAGAGGCCAGGGAAGCCAGGCAGAAGCCCCTGCACCCCCAAAACCGGCTGGCCGGGCAAACCCGCGCCGCTTACTTTGTAGCTGAAATAGTGAAATACCTGCAGGAAAAATTTTCCGACCAACCGGACCTGGCTTATACGGGCGGGCTGCATATACACACCACACTGGATTTAGATGTGCAAGAGGCGGCAGAAAAAACATTCCAGGAAGGCTTTGCGCAACAGGACCCGGCACTGGAAGGAGCCCTGGTGGCTTATGATCCCAGAACCGGCCATGTCAAAGCCATGATTGGAGGCAAAGACTTCAGCCGGTCCCAGTTTAACCGGGCCCTGGCCAGAAATCAGCCGGGCTCGGCCTTTAAACCTTTTCTTTATGCCGCCGCCATCGACCGGGGCTACACGGCAGCCACCACCGTGGAGTGCAAACCGGTCAGCTACGAAATACCGGGCCAACCACCTTACCAGCCGCGGGATTTTAACGGAGGCTATCATAACCGGCCCTTTACCCTTAAAGAGGCCCTCTACACATCGGATAATGTGGTGGCTGTGGAACTGAACAACCGCCTGAAGCCGCAGACCCTGGTGGCATACGCCCGGCGCATGGGCATTACGAGCCCCCTGAGACCTTACCTTTCCCTGGCCCTGGGCACCTCGGAGGTGACTCCGCTGGAAATGGTCCGCGCCTATGGTCCCCTGGCCAATGGAGGTGTACTGGCCAGACCTTTGTTGATTACCAAAATCCTGGACCAAAAGGGCAGGTTGCTGGAAGAAAACAGCCCTCAACTACAACAGGTGCTTGACCCTAAGACGGCCTATATTGTTACCGACATGCTGAAAGGGGTGCTTGAACCGGGAGGCACGGCGGCAGCGGCCGGCGCCCTCCTGGACCGGCCGGCGGCGGGGAAAACCGGAACCACCGCCCATTTCCGGGATGCCTGGTTTGTCGGTTACACTCCGCAACTGGTAACCGCCGTGTATATTGGTTACGATGATAAATCGAGATCGGTGGGAGCCACCGGAGGCCAGCTGGCTGCCCCGCTCTGGGCCAAGTTCATGGCCACGGCTCTACGGGATGAACCTAAGGATGATTTCCCTGTACCCGAAGACATTGTCTTTGTCGACATTTGCGCCGATGATGGACTGCGGGCCACCCCTTTCAGTTCCCGGGTGATTAAGGCAGCCTTTGTGAAAGGCACGGAACCAGCCCTCCCCAGTTTCTGGGGCAGCACCACCCCCTGGGGTTTAAAACTGCGGGATCTGCTGCAACAGGACGTGAACTTTTCA